One part of the Ornithodoros turicata isolate Travis chromosome 2, ASM3712646v1, whole genome shotgun sequence genome encodes these proteins:
- the LOC135385652 gene encoding uncharacterized protein LOC135385652, whose amino-acid sequence MKVLTAVLLLSVLSSVSWAESQKTQSAASPSQSSSASFRQQQATQFSTYPLNSVYGLTYQGTYPQLASYLQRPNARPSFGSRLRNFMNSLFFRRNQAGSQQFYSASLPVFNYKPPVGKPDIVQSKPVLYSAAGASGTPGHKIHFPNYQGTKAYKNALSAAGSYPLPHAYLSGYTGKVYNNLYGSGPDKSYGSKIYNTGYKA is encoded by the coding sequence GCAGTGCTGCTTCTCTCGGTCCTCTCCAGTGTGAGCTGGGCAGAGTCGCAGAAGACACAATCCGCTGCTAGTCCCTCGCAATCATCCTCAGCGTCCTTCAGGCAACAGCAAGCAACACAGTTCTCTACCTATCCGCTCAACTCTGTCTATGGACTCACCTACCAGGGCACTTACCCGCAACTCGCGTCCTATCTTCAGCGACCCAATGCACGTCCATCCTTCGGATCGCGGTTGAGGAACTTCATGAACTCCCTCTTCTTCAGACGCAATCAGGCAGGATCACAGCAGTTCTACTCCGCTTCACTGCCCGTCTTCAACTACAAACCTCCAGTTGGCAAGCCAGACATTGTGCAGTCCAAGCCAGTCCTGTACTCGGCAGCCGGTGCGTCTGGAACGCCGGGGCACAAGATTCACTTCCCTAACTACCAAGGCACGAAGGCGTACAAGAACGCTTTGTCCGCTGCCGGTTCCTACCCGCTACCACACGCCTACTTATCGGGATACACGGGCAAGGTTTACAATAACCTCTATGGCAGCGGCCCAGACAAGTCCTACGGAAGTAAGATCTACAACACAGGATATAAGGCATAG